The Helianthus annuus cultivar XRQ/B chromosome 11, HanXRQr2.0-SUNRISE, whole genome shotgun sequence region TTTCCTATATAAAATCATGCTTGAAAAGTTTATTTGAGAACACTTTTTTATCTAAGAATGCTATACATCCAAAtatcttttttttaatatttaaaatgtCTACTACAAAGTCTACTACAGTTCTAATAAAACTTTGATACAACGTCCTAAAATATAGTATGATTAAGTGGTTGTTGCAGAAACGTATGATTCGAATCAATTGTTGTAGAATATTGTCGTCGATTGTTGTAGAATCTTGTCGTTTATTGGtaatggtgatggtggtggtcaTTGGGAGGAAGAGAAATAAGTTGTGAGACGTTTAGGTGGTGGCCGGAGTGGTGGTGATAGTGAGCCGTATAGTGGCCGGAAGAAACAAGATGTAAACGTGGTGGgtaaaagaaatctagagcggttcttgaacttccgaaaGCACCCGGCTTGTTTGTAGGACACCTTGCTTCTATGTATGTATGAGAAATGGTTGAAcaatggtggatgatggtggtagtaTGGTGAGGGGGTGGCGATCATAGGTGGTTATGGAGGAAGAGAGAGAGCTTTGTTGTTGTGGTGAGTTGATGAAATGAAGGTTGTTAACTCTCATGTATACTTATAGACCAATCTTATGAATATCCAACATGTATTATGTTCTCTAGATACCCCACCATTACAATTTAATAATCAAAGAAAATGGAGGTGGGTCACCCCTAGTGGTGACCGTCAAAATGAgggaggggggggggttggggtTGGGGTGTAATGGTATGGTTACACATTTAGTTTGGATCTAAGGTTATTTAGTTAGGATAATAGTGTGTTatttaatataaagggtgttagggtgttcggggaccctaactagatcagaaaagtaaaaactatGTTTTTGGCAATATCtttatgtttcgggtaaagtccggttgttcggttggatattgatccgttaaagtgctaaataaagctataaagtgtcgtttatattgtttttagtgatacaataaattcccaacactttggaaagtgacTAGGACTATTTTgacaagtttttgcactttactagtattgttaaatgttgaatttttgtgtttagtgcagaattttgtaattaaagtatgttttaggcacttccggtcactataactatcacctagtgacgcagttttatgatcctcacctccctacattccctactagtgtagtaatctattcctggctcatactggcctcagaaacaatgtctgtctagtgctggcaatgtcagcatgtttactagGTTATCcactcactgtgctaactgtgcttttgtgcatcaagtttgtcactattgtttgtgtgtaataaatggagtgacagtaataaagtatgatgcatgagtatatatgtatcagaaaacagaaagcagtttattcataaatattaattaatttgtacggatacctggatttgtgagggttgtcacattctccccccgttaagaaaatttcgtcccgaaattttaggctctgcttctagttgcagaggtcttaggaaataaatgggggtacttttctttcatgcgatcctcacgttcccatgtgtattctggtccatGTCTTGtattccaacgaactttaacgagcttgacactactcctgcgtgttttgtttatcttccaatcagtaaccttgactggttcttcaacaaagtggagcgtgtcgtcaatatgaatttcgtcagcCGGGATGACAACAGTTTCTTGCGTCGGactcttcttcaagtttgatacatggaatgtatcgtgaacaccattaagttcggcaggtaagtccaacttgtatgctactaaaccaatcctttccagaatcttgaacggaccaatataacgcggattcaactttccacgctttccgaagcgtgccacacccttccagggtgataccttcaacaataccatgtctcccacctcgaattccagaggtttccttcttcggtcgtcataacacttttgacgatcacgagccgccttaatgcgttctcggatctgtgcaatcttgtctgtggtttcctggaccacttcaGGACCAACTAActgcctatcacctgcgtcagcccaacagatcggtgatcgacatttgcatccgtatagagcttcgaacggtgcggcttgaatacttgcgtgataactattgttgtatgaaaattcgaccaatggtaggtgagtatcccaacttccacctaaatccattatgCAAGCTCGCATCATATCTTCTAAAGTCTGAATCATTCGTTCGCTCTGTCCATCTGTTTGTGGGTGAAAAGCggtgctcagattcaactgagatccgaatgcttcctgaaaggactgccaaatccttgacacaaacctcccgtctctatcagagatgatcgagagaagCACTCTGTGACGTgtaacgatctctctcatgtatatctcagccaacttgctcgtgttatctttctctctgattggcaagaaatgcacagatttcgttaaccggtctactattacccaaatagtatcgtgaccttttggcgttcttggcaactttgttatgaaatccattgacatctgttcccatttccatttgggtatttcggGTTGTTGctgaagtcctgaaggcttctggtactcggcttttaccttggcgcacgttaaacacttactaacataaactgcaacatcccctttcatcctaggccaccaatagaagtccttaagatcttggtacatcttatccgctcccggatgaatagagtaccgtgatttgtgagcctcattgaaaataacctttctcaaaccaccaaacagaggaacccaaattcgtctcatgaaacataaagttccttcctcgtttggtactaaCTGCTTCTCCATTCCACGGAATGTTTCATCCAGGCCCCGTATGTATGAAACCCAAATTCGTCTCATGAAACCCAAATTCGCACACTTTAAACCCTCAAATGTTTCATCCAGGCCCCGTATGTATGAAACCTGTTCAAGCAACAATTCAAACTAATAAAACTGAACATTAACACATATGAATGACAAATTATAACTCAACTTTTCAACAAAAACAATATTAAAAATATAGTGTGTAAGTTATAACATTTTTAAATTATGAAACACTAAAGATACTTGTGTACCAACCTCTAAAACATTTGTTTCAATTCATCACCCATTTATAACCCTTTTCATTTCTATTGCTATAGCTACAAGTAAATGGTGTAACATGTTCAATATTAAACCCTATGATGCGGAGATAACCTGTGAAAGGTAAAATAAAACAATCTAATGAGTGGATCAAGTAAAAAAAAAGTGAAGAATCTGTGAGGGAAGCAATTAGTATGAAGAACCTGCTGTGAGGGACAACTAAGAAGAGGATATTTAATATGTGATATTTCAAGAAGAAGACACGCGTATCCTGTGACTGGGTTAAAAGAAAGAATTGTTGTGTCTTGTGTGATACAACCGCAAGAAGAATCTTAGTGGGTCATATTGTCTAAAAAATATATGCGAGATGGATTCAATTCATGTGATATGATGGTGGGTAAGTTAATGAAGATCGGGTGGAGTTCGTGTTGAGACAACCAGAGAGAGGTGGGAAAGCCAAAAAGCATATGACTCCAATGACCAATATGTGTCCTCATTGtttgttttattatataatataggTATATATTTGTTATTATTTGCGGGTATTTAGGTGTGTACTTGGATATCTGTGAATATTTTGTGGATTGATTAAGATGTAAATGAACTTATGCGTTTCGTTGAAATTTGAAACTTATTTTGTATTTGGTTGAACTTGAGTTTAGCTTCGTTGAAATTTGAAACATATTTTGTATTTGGTTGAAActtattttgtatttgttttacttGAATTTTAGACCTTTGAGTTTTCAAAGCTatctattattatttttttatttactcgAGACTAatcaagccgagccgagctagcaaAGTTTGAAACCAAGCCGAACTCGAGCTTAGGTAtccagctcggtttcaaatccgaaCTGGCTCGTTTTATAATCGAGCCCGAGCTTACCCCTAGCTCGACTCTGCTTGTGAACGTACACTTTGATGAGTTGGCCATGCGGCTGAACAGGTTTCCTAAACATTCCATGTCCATCAACTTCTTATGTGGGAAAAAATGTAGACAGGTCGAACTAGTAGAATATGAAAGAATAAAGAATTTTgttgttcatttatttattatcATCGTTGCATCAAGTACAAGTACAATATGAAAGAATAAAGAATTTTCAAGACTGGAAATATTTACTAGAAGGTGATGATGAATTGCATTCAAACCAAAATCCCATGTAGGCTTAGAGGAATCTGGAGCGTTTGCATTCAGCAGGAAGACCGTTAGTAAAGCGTGTGCGGTCATTGCAGTAGTTGTAGATCATGTGCTTGTTCTGCACCCACCTAATCCTGTTTCGGCCAGCTGCATCGACTCCTTGAGTTCTCCATGCCTGGTTGTCATTTACAGAGCTTGTCGACCTTGAGTTAGGACCAACTTTATCGGCATTGGCATTGAATTTCCTGTAGTAAGCGGTGAAAGGTGCATTTTTCCAGTCAGTTTTCACACGCCCACCCTGGGTTGCCCAGTCATCTGCATTCCACAGGCTGGCATACACTCTCATCGGTTGGCTCTTGGGAAAGGGAACTCCAGCAGCCTCATGGTTGTTAAACACCCTCACTGGTATGTTATCAATCAAGAAACTGTAGTAAAATGTAGTTGAAGATCAGTACATGTCAGTAGTACGGGTAACTTGTGTGCATAGATCGAATGTGAGATGGACTTACATGATTCTTTGTGCGTTCCATACAATAGTGTAGGTGTGGAAGGCGGCAGTTGGGTCGAACCATAGGTGAAACTGTTGTTCCTTATCTCCTTTCCCTTGCGAGTATACATTGGTGTGGATTGTGTAAGGGCTTCCTGTGGTGTTGCCCAAGAACTCAAAGTCTATCTCATCATGCCCCGCTCCTTGTGACGATAACTGGTGTACAAAATCAGTCATGCTTTTTGTTAGGGACTTGGTAACTATGATATAATGTCAAGATACAAATTTTGAAATCATGAGGGCATGGACTACTTACATAGAAGGTGGTGACAGTACCAGCAGAGTTTCCAGGTACTAGTTTGAGTTGCATGTCGAACCTTCCAAAGAGGTACTCGTGCTTGGACTGGAAACCTGAACCGGAGTACTGATCGAGTGAAAGGGATAGATCCTGACCGCCATTGGAAATTTTAGCACGTTCACCTCCAAAAGTGATGTCCATTTCGTCATAAAAACTTCCTGCCGATGCAGCTACAATCAGACATGAAATTGCTAGAGCAATTGCACAAGCATTATGGCTTGAATGTCCCATTATTCTTCTCAACCGAACtagtgtgtatgtatgtgtgtgaaAGATAGAGAGAGGAAGAGATGTGATGGGTTTATGTTTAATTTCAGTgatggtttatatatatatatatatatataggtgtggCTACATGATCACAAGTTTGCCGTAGGAACCATCCTGGTTGGTGGACAAGAGGTGACTCCACCGAAAAATGATTAGAAGACACCCATTTACGCGTGCCAACTCATGGAGAACAATTATTGCTTGTGTTTCTCGACACACACATATTTATGTGAAACTTCCTTCCACTATTCAATTGAAAATATTTTCAGTCATAACATTATTGGTTAGTGTTCCAAATGGAATGTTTTACTTATTTTTTCTGAGGTTATAATTTTAAATATGAATTAATTAATCATGTACACCTATTATAGAACTAGAACTATAATCACAATATTTTCAAATTATTAAGCACTAAACTAAGTTATTTATTACATTTATTTAGACCATCAATATTAGTCACTCTAAGTTTAtttaggctaaagggtgtgggggtaatggttgggacatgatttgccaCGTAAGTACGTGAATGGAAGGCTACATCACCCCCCTTGcatgatccaccatggtttgcatggattaaaccatagcaaccatggtcctcctttccatttttcaagaaatcattttctttttctttagacaaggataaattaaaataaataaggggatagtggtttgggtcataaCCACAACCTTAGGGTATTGGTATtggttttggatgatggattagagGTGGGTGACATGGCACTGACGTTGATGATTATGAGGGTCATTACCACACTCTATAGCCTTATTATATTATTGTCTGCTTGCTCTATCTTGTAAACATGTCATCTATGAAAAAGAAAAGCATATTTGAGCTTAATGCTCTCGGGTATACTCACACATCTAAGAGACTGCACACACGCAGCTGTTTTACATCGAATATATAATAAACGTCGTATCAGGTCAAAATAGGAGGATATCTTGACCTCGGTCTTCACTTCGTAACATAGTCCAACCGTAACCAGCCATATCCACACAATATGCATCAACATCAACCCCTCTCTCTCCTCCGTCAATTCTCTTCCCCACATCGGTGTAACTCACCGCCCTTACTCCTCTCCGTTCACTGAAATTGGGCCGGCATCCGTTCACCGCGATCGGTGAACTCCATTCACCGAATGAATCCCTGAGACCACACCTCCCCCTAAATACATGCATGTTTCCACACGTCTGGAAACTACTCTTATAAATATTATAATGGTAGTCCCAAAATGGAACGTTTCTCTAATTAATTTTTCTAGTTTCTAAAAATTTATATTTACTTCTCTCTTTATCCAAAAATTATTCACTTTGATCAATTTTGGTACAAGTGTTGTTAATTTTACAGCAGATTCACTCTCAACCAAACGAAAGAGCATATTGAACCAGCGTACTTAGCAGATGGTCCGGAAATTAATTGCCTTATGTGTTATttcagaggtaaaatgtctgcagtcttCGAACCACATCTACAGACATCTATAGCAGAAGATGTGAatcaaacctctgcagtctgcaagaagaagactgtttgtttttttaacttctaCAAGCTGTCGAAATAAACTGAAATTAAACTGATTTATCAAAATAGTTGGGTAACGAAAATTAACGATAAATATCTGAAtacaatataataaaatattcaaATGTAATACAAAGATCTAAGTTATCTCCGATATAATTAGCCTTTCGAAAAAATATCTCTAATACAATTAAATACTTATCAAAAGGGAATAAAAGTTTGAGTCTTCTTGATTTCTTCTAAATTGTATCTCAAAATCTCACGATCTCTAACCATCATCCCCATGTTCATGTCTTGTCATCTATAACTGTGAAGACCGGCCAATTCAGGTCACATTGTCACGAAAGATGGGTAGAGTTTTATGAAATGCATCTGAACCGATCATCATCCTCCGATGTATCGGCAATACCACTGCCGAACACAAAAGCATTGCAACAAGTTATACAAACCAAAACTCAAACAAATATTAGAAATATTAgttgaaacattttgtcacaccccaaccgatggcggaaacatcggggcgcggcactaggcaaaccagattgctcaagagatccataacaactatttgtTACCAAAATTTTTAAAGGTTAATTGTCCCACACCAATCAACAATTATTCAACAAGTAATTATTACAAATAACGAGTTTCTCTCAAACAAAACaagtccgacaacctagatttctattagatgagtttctagactgcCTATCTTGATTCCAGCAAACAAATCCATcaacctatcacatacgttaaaataaagtcaatacataaaatgtaaaggtgagtacacaagtatGTATAGTATATAGTTAAGAAAGTgtttttacgcataaccagcatgtatcaCGTAACGGGCGAAAGCAAGTAACTATCACACAATGATTACAACTTAGCCACGAGACTAcgttgtagagtatgcgcgacacatgttcagcgaacacgtgaagtaaagtgatgtgatccctagcaacccctgtccaccacaggtgctgagtccaaactatagtactatcgttgctagaggcggtatcgtgtaacactgtataagcatagtaacaagcattcaTGGGCGATTAGCGTTGTaaagtgtttgtgttgtgtgttgtgttttgatatagaacgtatgtaacacccaaaagtgcattaaaaGAAAATGGATTCGTGTATACTCACAGTATGTGTTTAACAAGCAAACACAGCTTGATTGGAATGAAGGGAGCGCGTTGGAGTAAGCCTGAGCATAGAACAGTAGCGTAAGCGCTGAACAGTGCGTAAATAGTATGCCGGATGATTGAGTGTTCGAAACGTGATCCGAACGGATGAGTCTCCATTCGAATGAGTGTGTATTGTTCGGACTCGTGATTATAGGGTGATCGAAGGTTTCCGCATTTATCGTTTCGTGTACGCGTTTTGTTAAGATGCCTCTAGATTGATGATTTCGTATAAAAGGAAACGCGGTAATGATATAATCTCCGATCAATCAGCGAGACTAAACAAGGAAATGACGATATGTACGTATATGGCGACAATCTTTGCTTCAAAAGAATTTCAAAAGagcttatatatattaaaagttaCCATTTAAACCCTTTAGTTTCCCTACCTGTACTAACTGCGTTATATCTTTTATTAACTAAGACTTATTCTAAAATCAATTAACTAGATTAGTTAAAATTTTTAATTACGATATgatttaattaaattaattatttaACAAGTAGATATATAAATAGATAAATGGATTAAACTAGAGAGTAAAATCCTGATCATTATTTATTTCACGAAAAATTCCAAAGTTTCAAAGGTTAGGATCCGAATTtttaaaacgggtcggattttggatatccgtttttgacggatgttacaaagGGAGCGCGTTGGAGTAAGCCTGAGCATAGAACAGTAGCGTAAGCGTTGAATAGTGCATAAATAGTATGCCGGATGATTGAGTGTTCGAAAGGTGATCCGAATGGATGAGTCTCCATTCGAGCGGATGGTCATTCGAGcagatgaccattcgaacggatggccattcgaatgagtGTGTATTGTTTGGAAAATTGTTAAATGTTGAAGTTTAATCAAATCGTTCAAAACGGTTCCCAATGTTGAAACGATTTTAAATAAGAGACAGGTCACTTGGttgaatggtcattcgatcagatggtcatccgatcggatggccttTCGAGTGAGTGATTTGTTATTTGAGATTTggtaaaattttctaagtataAAGTTTGGAGTttaacggagacggcgtgacgacgtgtcaaacaacggaaaaaCACACCAAGTCCAGCTCATTTGATCGAATGGTctcgtcccgaaattaaggcgcAGGCATAACAAAGAGATGTggatatttagctttcatatcactttcgagttcccaagtcaactcggcgccgcgtttgccttcccagcgaaccttcactataGGAATGCGAGAGTGTCGAAGTTTCTTGTtctctcggtccatgatttctactggcttttccacgaagtgtagagtTTCGTTAACTTGCAAATCCTCGAGAGGGACATGCAGGTTTTCTTTAgttagacatttcttgaggttcgagacgtggaaactcggatgtacgttgctgagttcctccgataattcgagtcggtaggccactttgccaattctttccagaatcttaaagggaccCATGTATCGTGGCGCTAGCTTTCCTTTATTGCCGAATCgaatcacccccttccaaggtgaaacatttaggagtacgtgatcaccaacttcaaactcAAGGGGCTCGTGGCGTTTATTGGCGTATCTCTTTTGACGACTCCTCGCTTTCAAGAGATTGGCTCGTatctggaggatcttgtcagtcgtttcttgtaataactCAGGACCGGTAATTTAAGCGTctccgacctcgtgccatacaataggcgatcgacattttcttccatataatgcctcaaagggtgccatttgaatactagcgtgataactgttattgtacgagaattctactaaAGGTAAATGCGTATCctaattaccaccaaaatctacaacgcacgaacgaagcatgtcttcaagggtgcggatcgtgcgctcagtctgaccatcggtctgcggatggaatgcggtactgagattaagagtagtaccgagagTGGATTGGAATGTCTCCCAGAGACACAAGGTGAATCGACcgtcgcggtcagagatgatgtcacaaggtgtcccatgtcgacaaatgacttcgtcggtatagattcgtgctaatcgttctaccttgtaatCTTCTCGTATCCGTAGAAAGTGAGCGGATttcgtaagacgatcaacgataacccaaatgctatcgtgacctgatagCGTGCGAGGGAGTTTCgtaatgaaatccatagctatactctcctatttccacatcgggatctcgTGTTGTTCGATTAAGCCAGAGGGccgttggtgttcagccttaactttcgagcaagtaaggcatttcgaaacatagagagcgatatccttcttcattcctggcAACCAATACCTGGCACGggggtcctggtacatcttgtcggcaccgggatgaatggaatatcgagatTTGTGGACTTCAGTCAGCAATATCTCCCAAAGGTTCTTGCAACTGGGAATCTAAATGCGGTCGAGATAGTGAAAGATAACATTCGGTTTATTCACTAGTTGGTTTTCAGTTCCAAGAATTCTATCGTCCTTCAAGGTGTTCTCAAGAAAACAGGCATGTTGAGCATCGCGAATGAGGGCTTCGAGGTCGTGTTGGGCTTGAACATCACGAACACTATGTAAATAGCTTTGTCGGCTAAGATCGTCGGCaatgacatttgctttgcctgggttgTAGCGTATCTCACAATCGTAGTCGTtgagtagttcaacccatctgcgttggcgcatattcagctctttcttgttcaagatgtgttgtaggcttttatggtcggtgaagaccatacacttggtaccatataggtagtgtcgccaaatctttaacgcaaaaacaactgcaccgagttcgagatcatgggttgtgtagttcttctcgtggacttTGAGTTGGCAAGACgcgtacgcgataaccttgtctcgttgcataagaacaccaCCAAGACCTAGGTTTGAGGCATCACAATAAACAACAAAGTCGTCGTTTCCATCAGGTAGCGAGAGTACGGGAGctttgcaaagcatatgcttgagagtttgaaaggcatccTCGTGTttggttccccaaacaaaaggtttgtctTTATGAGTTAGAGAAGTGAGAGGAACGGTGATTTTAGAGAAATCAACGataaatcgacggtaataacccaccaatccgagaaaagaacgaacttcggatgGGGTTTTCgatgtaatccaactcttaactgcttcaatcttcgcggggtcgacgtgaataccttgactgttGACGATGTAACcgagaaattgaacctcctcaagCCAAACTttacacttagagaacttggcgtagaggcgATTCCCTTGGAGAAGCTCAAGAACTAATCGGAGATGATGCGCGTGTTCGGCTCTCGACTTCGAATaaataaggatatcatcgataaataagATAACAAAGCGATCAAGAAAGGGTTtacacacacggttcatcaaatccatgaagaccgcaggtgcgtttgttagaccaaaaggcatgaccacgaattCTTAATGGCCATAATAGGTACGAAAAGTGGTTTTAGGATATCTTGTTCCTGAATTCGCAATTGATGGTAACCGgcacgtagatcgatcttagaaaaacacgtagcgccttgcagttgatcaaataaCTCATCGATTCGGGgtagaggatagcgattcttgatagtaagcttgatgagttccctatagtcgatgcacattcggaacgatccatccttctttttcacgaaaaggacAGGTGCGCCTCATTGAGATGTGCTAGGGCGTATGAaacctttatcaagtaattcctggagttgactagaaagttcacgcatttcggacggtttgaggcgataaggagctttagcgACAGGGTTAgctctaggaatgaggtcgatacgaaagtcacTATCACGAGTCGGGGGGTAGACCGGGTAAATCGTCAGGAAAGAcattaggaaaatcacgaaccacaagtaccttttccatcagcttcttttccttctccgctactacgatgtatGCTAAGAAAGCCATGttttccttgcggagatacttgcttgtTTGAATGCACGACATAACttttaggtagtgtttggtatacAGTAATGAGAGGTGAAATGGAATgaatgattacgagggaatgaagaaaagggtgtttggttggtcaatggaatggaatcactcattccaaaaggcattccattccctcaaaactattccttccacccccatgtttttttttccattccatcccctcttgcaccattcatcaataCCACAACCCACCagcaccaccacccaccaccga contains the following coding sequences:
- the LOC110920444 gene encoding xyloglucan endotransglucosylase/hydrolase protein 15, with product MGHSSHNACAIALAISCLIVAASAGSFYDEMDITFGGERAKISNGGQDLSLSLDQYSGSGFQSKHEYLFGRFDMQLKLVPGNSAGTVTTFYLSSQGAGHDEIDFEFLGNTTGSPYTIHTNVYSQGKGDKEQQFHLWFDPTAAFHTYTIVWNAQRIIFLIDNIPVRVFNNHEAAGVPFPKSQPMRVYASLWNADDWATQGGRVKTDWKNAPFTAYYRKFNANADKVGPNSRSTSSVNDNQAWRTQGVDAAGRNRIRWVQNKHMIYNYCNDRTRFTNGLPAECKRSRFL